A genomic region of Deltaproteobacteria bacterium contains the following coding sequences:
- a CDS encoding ester cyclase translates to MKRVLGLGAAVVSATLLSSCRDAAAKDPPDKVAQHLATFDDLDFNVYSHQKWDELGKSHAKDIVVHYPDGHTTKGLPDHIAELKGMWVFAPDNRIVEHPIKFGHGDYTAVTGFLLGTFTQPMPIGNGKTIRPTGKAYKLPMATIGHWNNEGTMDEEYLYWDNAAFMKMIGVGN, encoded by the coding sequence ATGAAACGAGTGCTTGGACTTGGAGCCGCCGTCGTGTCCGCCACCCTTCTCTCCTCCTGTCGGGACGCCGCCGCAAAGGATCCGCCTGACAAAGTCGCACAGCATCTCGCCACGTTCGACGATCTCGACTTCAACGTGTACTCGCACCAGAAGTGGGACGAGTTGGGGAAGAGCCACGCAAAGGACATCGTCGTGCACTATCCCGACGGGCACACCACCAAGGGCCTCCCCGATCACATCGCGGAGCTCAAGGGTATGTGGGTCTTCGCTCCCGACAACCGGATCGTGGAGCACCCCATCAAGTTCGGCCACGGCGACTACACGGCCGTCACCGGTTTCTTGCTCGGCACGTTCACGCAGCCGATGCCGATCGGAAACGGCAAAACCATCCGCCCCACGGGCAAGGCCTACAAGCTGCCGATGGCTACCATCGGCCACTGGAACAACGAGGGCACGATGGACGAGGAGTATCTCTACTGGGACAACGCGGCCTTCATGAAGATGATCGGGGTCGGGAATTGA